ACCGCTGCGATCTTGAACAGGAAGCCGATGCCGATCAAGACTGCGCCGATCCAGACGAGGAGATCGTGCGCGACCCCCTCGGCGATCGCCTGACCGATCCGTTCGAGCGTGAACGACCCGGTGCCGCCATAGACCAGCGCGATCCCAAACAGCAAGAACCCGGAAGCAAATGCCCCATTCAGGAAGTACTTGGCACCGGCTTCCACCGCCTCATCGGAACGCACCTGCCCGGCCGCCATGGCATAGAGCGGCAGGGAGAGAATCTCCAGTCCCAGGAAGAACACCGCCATATGCGCGCCGATCACGAGCAAATCCATGCCGATGATCGAGACGAGCATCAGGCCATGAAACTCCGATCCAAATACGCCGGCGCTACCGCGGTTCTTCCACGAGCCCGCGGACGTCAGTGCGGCGAGAAAGGCGCCGAGGTAGATGACCAGGCGAAAGAGATTGGCATAGCGGTCGGCGAGGATCATTCCGGCGAAGCCGGCTTCGATCCGATCAAACTGAACCATCGTCACCACCGCCGCGGCCGCGATGAACAGCGCCGCCAGCCACCCGAGATTGCGGCGCGCCCCGGAGGACACATCCACGATCATGACAATGAACGCGCCCGCGCACAGGACGAGTTCCGGCGCGATGGCGGCGAAGTTCATCGCCCGCCCTCCATCGGTGGCACAGGACCATTCCGGGTGCGACCGGCCAATGAATCGGCCGCCTGCACGAGTGTGCCGCAGTTCTCGGACGGATGTTGGATCAACTCGACGCGGCGCGCCTGCCCGAGCCAGTTCTGCAGGTCCGGCGTGATCCGATCCAGAAACGGCCGCGGATACACGCCGATCCAGACGATCAATACCACCAGCGGCACGAGCGTGGCCAGCTCGCGCTTCCCGAGATCGGGGATCGACTCATTCTCCGCATGGACGACCGGCCCGTAGAAGACGCGCAGTACCAGCCACAGCATGTACGCCGCCGCCAGGATCACCGCCGTGGTCGACAGAATCGCGAGCACCGGTCGCGCCTGAAACGAACCCAGAAGGATGAGGAACTCACCGACAAATCCATTCGTCCCCGGCAAGCCGATGGACGAAAGCGCCACGATCAAAAATCCGATCGTGAACACCGGAACCGTGGCGAAGAGGCCGCCATAGTCGGCGATCTGCCGCGTGTGCCGCCGCTCATAGATCATTCCGACCAAAAGGAACAGCGCCCCGGTCGAGATGCCGTGGTTCACCTGTTGCAGGAGCGATCCGGAGAGACCGACCAGATTGAGTGCCATCATCCCCAATATCACGAAGCCGAGATGCGAAACGGAGGAATAGGCGATCAGACTCTTCATGTCGGTCTGGATCAACGTCATTGCGGCCCCATAGACGATGCCGATCACCGCCAGCACCCAGAGGAGATCACTGAGCGCGGCGAATCCCGATGGGAACAACGGCACCGCAAAGCGGAGGAACCCATAGGTTCCCAGCTTCAGGAGCACGCCCGCCAGCATCACCGATCCGGCCGCCGGCGCCTGCACATGGGCATCCGGCAGCCAGGTGTGGAAGGGGAACATCGGCACCTTGATGGCGAACGCCAGCGCAAAGGCGGCAAACAACCAGACCTGCGTCGAGGCGGGTACCTCGAACTTGTACCAGTCAAACAGATTGAAGGTGGCGTGTCCGGAAACAGAGCCGAAGTTGTACATCCACAGGATCGCCACCAACATCAGAAGCGAACCCGCCATCGTGTACAGCACGAATTTGATGGTGGCATAGATCCGGCGCTCGCCGCCCCAGACGCCGATGAGGAAGTACATCGGCACCAGCATCGCCTCCCAGAAGATGTAGAAGAGGAAGACGTCGGTGGCGCAGAAGGCGCCGATGATGCCGGTCTCCAGGAATAGTAGAGAGGCATAGTATCCGCGCCGACCGTTCTGAATGGCGGAGAGGGAGGACACCACGCCGATCAGCGTGAGCAGACAGGTCAACAGAACGAGCAAGAGTGAGATCCCATCGATGCCGACCTGATAGGCGATGCCGAAGCGCGGGATCCAGGGAACGCTTTCGACGAACTGGAACCCGGCGCCGGGCACAAATCCGAACCAGAGCCACAGCGACGCGATCAACTCAACAGCGGCACCGCATGCGGCCGCCCATCCGATGCGCGTCGGACGATCATCCCGCCACACCAAAAGCAGAACGCCCACCAGCGCCGGCCAGAATATGAGGAAACTCAGAAGACCCATAGTGTCTCGCACTCTCAGACGGTTCTAACAGGTTGCTGAAAAACGCAGAGGACGTGGATCGGTCCCACCATTGTCATCCTGAGCCCGCCTTTGGCGGACGAAGGATCTGCTTTTCGCCCCGTGAAACCAACAGCAGATTCTTCGCCCCGCCAAAGAGCGGCGGGGCTCAGAATGACACGGATGGTCCTTTTTCAGCATCCTGCCAACAAGACGAATCGGCGGAAGGGCTCCCTCACCCGATCCGTCCTACGGACGGATCGACCTCTCCCGAAGGGAGAGGTCAAGTGAAAACCTCTCCCTCCGGGAGAGGTCGCCTGGACCGGAGGTCCAGGCAGGTGAGGGAACAACAACCGACAACTCACGATCCATGCCTCCCGTGCATCGGTCAATACCCGCCGCGCACGAACGTCAGCAGCGCCCACCCCAGCGCCACGACGCATCCGAATGCGAAGGTCACCACGCCCCAGCGGAAACGCCCGGTCGACAGACGGACGCCGCGCGCCGCCAGATGTTGCGCCAACGCCGCCAGCCCGTTGGCCGCGCCGTCGATGATCAACAGATCGAAATACCGATATATGACGCGCGAGACGCCGACCAATGGCCGGACGATGACGGCGTCATAGATCTCATCCACCCAGTACTTGTTGTAGACGAGACGGTGCAATCCCGTGAATCGTGTCCGGACCGCCTCGGCTCGCGCCGGTGACTGCACATACCACCGATACGCCCAGCCAATGCCCGCAAGACCCAAAAGAACCGAGACGGCCATCAGGCCATATTCAATCGCATGCGACGCCTCGTGCACTTCCAAGTGCAACGCCTCATCCGCCGACACGAAAACCGGTGCGAGGAAACGCTCGAACCACGCGCCCCCGCCCAGAATCGCCGGCCAGCCGATCCATCCACCGACGATCGAGAGGACTCCAAGCACGGTGAGCGGAAGTGCCATCGATCGGGGCGACTCATGCGGATGGACCTCGTGGCCAAAACGCGGCTCCCCATGGAAGGCCAGGAAGACCAAACGGAACATGTAGAACGCGGTGAGCAGCGCGGTGATCGACGCTGCGACCCAGAGAATCCAGTGGCCCAGAGGCGATGAGAACGATTTCCAGAGGATCTCGTCCTTGGAGACAAACCCCGCCAGTGGAGGAATCCCGGCAATCGCCAGCGCCGCCACAACGAAGGTCCAGTAAGTGGTCGGCATGAACCGTCGCAGGCCGCCCATCCTGCGCAGGTCCTGCTCATTGGTCAGCGCGTGGATGACGCTCCCCGCCCCGAGAAACAGCAGCGCCTTGAAGAAGGCATGGGTCATCAGATGGAAGATGCCGGCGGCAAATGCGCCGACTCCCAAGGCGAGGAACATGTACCCCAACTGGCTGATCGTCGAATAGGCCAGCACCTTCTTGATGTCGTTCTGCACCAGCGCCATCGACGCGGCAAAAAGCGCGGTGGCGGCGCCGATGATGGCGACAACCAACAACGTGACCGGCGCCGAGGCAAAGATCACCGAACACCGCGCCACCATGTACACACCGGCGGTGACCATTGTCGCAGCATGGATCAATGCCGACACCGGTGTCGGACCCTCCATTGCATCGGGAAGCCAGACATAGAGCGGAATCTGCGCCGATTTACCGGTCGCTCCCATGAAGAGCAACAGACCGATGGCGGTCATGGTGCCGCCGAGCGTCGCCGCCATCACCGGCGCGCGCTCAAAGACCTCCAGGAAGCGAACGGTCCCGAAGCTGCGGAAGATGAGGAAGATGGCGATCGCGAAGCCGAAGTCGCCGATGCGATTGACGATGAAAGCCTTCATCCCCGCCTTCGCGGCAGAGGGACGGCGGAACCAGAATCCGATCAGCAAATACGAGCAGAGCCCGACGCCCTCCCAGCCGACGTACAGAACCAGGAAGTTGTCGGCGAGGACCAAGAGAAGCATGAAGAAGACGAAGAGATTGAGAAACGAGAAATAACGCGGCTGATCGGGATCGTGCCCCATGTATCCGATCGAGTAGACATGAATGAGAAAACTCACGCCGGAGACGACGAGGATCATCACCGCGGACAACGGATCCAGCAACAACCCGAAGGGAACATGGAAATCGCCGACCACGATCCAGTCGAAGGGCGCGGCGATGAAGCGCCGTCCCTCCAATCCCAAGAGTGCGGCGAACGCGCCGACCGAAATGACGAACGAGATCAGGACACTCAGGCACCCGACAACGCCGGATGTCTGTTTGCCCCAGCGCCGCCCGAAGAAGCCGTTGAGGAGGAATCCCAACAGCGGCCAGAGCGGTATGGTCCAGACGAGTGAGAGCATGTCAGGCTGTCATCAATCGCCCATTGGGCTGAAGTACGGAGAATCCTGTCATTCTGAACCCCGACGCTCTTTGGCGGGGTGAAGAATCTGCTGTTTCTTCTATAGGGGAGGAAAGCAGATGCTTCGCTTCGCTCAGCATGACAACTCTATCCTCTCACGGCACTTGAGATGCATCGACCAGACAACGAGGGCGATTCATCCCTTCAATAGATTCAATCCATCGATATTGATCGAACCCTTGCGTCGATAGACCGCCACGAGGATCGCCAACCCGACCGACGCTTCCGCTGCCGCCACGGTCAAGACGAAGAAGACCATCAACTGCCCGCCCATGTCGCCATACACGCGCGAAAACACGACCAGGAGCAGATTAGCGGCATTCAGCATCAGTTCGACGCTCATCAGCGTGACGATCGCATTGCGGTTGATCAGCACGCCGATGACACCGATGACAAAGAGGATACCCGCCAAGACGAGGTAGTGTTCGAGGGGGACCGGCAGCATGTCTATGCCTCCTCCGGGTCATTCGGCGCCTTGGCGCGTGTGACGACCACCGCCGCCAGCGCCGCCGCCAGAAGCAGAAGCGAGGTCAACTCGAAGGCAAAGAGATAGTCGCCGAACAGGGCGCGTCCCACCGATTGCACGCTGCCGAGCTCCGGCGTGGCCGCCTCCACCCGGGCGGTCGAGCCGCCAAAGACGATGATCAACTCCGCCAAGAGCACCGCCCCCGCCAGCGATCCCAAAAACAGCACGCCGGGTAACGGGTCGGGTCCGAACTCATCGCGTCGCAGATTGAGCATCATGACGACGAAGAGAAACAGCACCATGATCGCGCCGGCGTAGATGATGATCTGCAGCGCCGCGATGAACTCCGCCGACAATTGCAGGAAGAGAACCGCCAGCGCCACCAGCGTGATAATCAGGTGCAAGACCGCGGCCACCGGGCTGCGCAGCGTGATGACCCGCAACGCCGCCACCACCGCGACGATCGCTGCCACCCAGAAGACGATCAGATTTCCCACAAGAGACTCTCGTCACAATCCCGGAGACAACGTCACGCCATTCCCCGGCGCCAAGACCGTGAAAGTATGGACCCGCCTCCCGGACCAGTCAACAGCGAAATGCCCCACCCCCAAGGCACGAAAGCACCCGTGCGGACAAGGCGCTTCAGCCCCTTGCGACAACGTCGAGTTGTGCCGGAGTTCGGCTATTTCAGCAGGACGATTTTGACAGTCGCAGACCGACGGGCCGCCATCAGCCGCGCGAAATACACACCCGATGGGACCGAGTGACCGTTGGCATCGGTGCCGTCCCAGACAATGCCTGAAGCCGCATTGAGAGCAGATGGATCGAACTCCCGCACCCGTTGGCCGAGGATGTTGAAGATCTCCAGCCGTGACGGTTCGATGGCATCGCTCCAGGAGAGACGGACGGCGGAGTTGAAGGGATTGGGGACGGCATTGAGGGCGAGGTCCACATCAGGCACGGGACTCTGTTCATTCTCCCTGACCGCAGTGTATGCGTCCGGCATCCACACATAGAGCGTCGAATCGGCGACATAGAACATGTCACGCTTGCCGGGGATGAGAAGAGGCCCGGTGTGGAGTTCAGCCCTCGGCATGTCCTTAAGCGTGTCGGTCACCGATCCTGTCAGTGGATCGCGGATTTCCCATGCGGCGGAACCTGCCAATGGGAGGATCAAGTCATCCTGAGCGTCACCTGTGATGTCGTACGCGGTCACACCCAGATACCTCCCCACTCCTCCCCCGCACATTGAACAGTTTACGAGAGTCTGAAGCCATGCCGACCGGCCATCCGAGTAGCAGGCGCGGACGTACTCCTCTGCGCCGGCACCGTCTCCGCTCATGGAATATACATAGAACACGAGGATTGGCTCCCCATTCCCTCCTGAGGAGAGAAACACATCAGCCGAGCGCAGGCCCCATAGCATAAAGGGGAGTTGAAGATGTATCTGGCGAGCAGGCAGATCAATCGCGACTTCCTCACTCCAGTGATTATCGACGACGCGCAGTGATTGCTCGTACCACCCCCACTCTCCGGCCCCAGTTGTGTGGCTGAAATACCCGTTGCTTTCGTAGACTGCAAGATGAGAGCCCCCTGAATCAGGGAAACCCTCCACTCGGAGAACGCGCCCAAGCCCACCGGGTATGCGCCCATGCTCCAAGCCGTTCCACATTCCGTACACACTCCACTGACGCGAGTTACCGGATTGACAGGAGATCAGCGGAAGCCCACCCGAGCCGAACGTGTCGCAACTATACGATCCGGTATACCTCAACCAGCCGACCAACGGCTCTCCCGTACTGTCACTGCCCCAAACAATGACGGCCACTGGGGCGTATTCCTGCGTCCATAGGAGCGAATCGAGGCCACGCCGAGGGTCATAGTAACGCATGGATTGCGCGGCCCTGTATGCGTATTCCAAGGTGCCATCCCCGTTCCAGTCGCCGACGCCCCACTGGTCGCCGACAACAGGCAATTCCCGTGGTCCATCCACCCACCGCATGAAGCTGGGATCGAAGACGCCCACGCGTGTCGGTGTCCCCGACACCGTGATCGCCAACTCCCACGTGCCATCATCATCGACATCGACAGGGAACCATGCTGCAACGGGATAGCCCAGCTCGACACGCGCAAAACCGCGATCGTTCGGCAAGAATCTCAACCCGCAGGAGATACAATTGCGCGTCCACGGTGGCGCCGTCCGTGCTGGGTCGAAGCGGATGATTCGATCTTCTATGGGTGGCGTCCAAACTGGTTGGGTACGTATGGTCGGTCCCACCGGCTCGGGGACCCATGCGACGGACACAGCAATACCGGCTGCCGTCAACGCGAGTACCGCAATTGCCGTCCGAACAGAACCTCGCATAGCCACATCCTCCAGTCCAGAGGTGCGCGGCGAAGGGGCACGTCCAACAGTAATCTGCGGGATTATGTCGTTTTGTCAACTGTGTATTCGAGCCTGGGAGCACCGCGTCAATTGTCGGATCGAATCGCTTCTGTCACCCCGAACGGAGTGAGGGGTCTGCTGTTCAAACGGAAGAGCCAGAAGCAGATGCCTCACTTCGTTCGGCATGACGGGGGCAGGCCGGTCCTAGTAGCACGAGTGATTCCCTCACTCGATCCGCCTACGGCGGATCGACCTCTCCCGGAGGGAGAGGTTAGATCAATCAATCCCGCCTTCGTGGCGGTCCAACTGCGCCACCGGTTCGAGAGTGCGGCGCGTCATCGACAGGTCGGCGGTGGCGGCGGCGAAACGGAGGAGCGCTGATGCGCCCTGTTTGCCATGCTCGCCGACTTCCATCTCGGGACCGACACAGGAGGGGCAACCGGTCTGACAGGGACACTCGGTGATCAGACGCGCTGTCTCGGTGAACAGCTCGCCGGCCATCTCGAAGATCTTCTGCGAGAAGCCGACGCCGCCGGGGATGTTGTCATAGAGGTAGATTGTCGGTAAACCAGAGTGCGGCGCCCGCACCTGCGAGAACGCGCCCAAATCGCGCGGGTCGGACATCACCCACAAGGGCGCCATCTGCCCCAAGGCATTGGCGGCGGCACGGAGAATTTCGCCAGTGTGTCCCGGAAGGAAGCCGAGCTTGACGGCGACATCGGCATCGAAATCGATCCAAAACGCCGTCGTGTGCATCTCCTGCTCGGGGAGATTGATCTTCCCGGAGCCGACATTCTCATGCGTGTGGAAACGAATCTTCTTGTAGAGTACCGCCATGGTGGTCAAGGCGACATCACCGTGGCCCAAACGAGCATCGGGCGTCTGGCGCGACTTCTCGACGGTCAGAATCTTCAGATCGGTCTTGGTCTCGGCGTCAGTAAAGTAGTCGACGTCGACTTCCTTGACATAAGCGCGACGTCCCTCCCAGTCGAGTTCCTCAACCTGATACTGCTCGGCGCCGTGCAGGTAGATCGCCTCGAGATGCAAAAAGACCGGCGCGGCGAAGAAGTCGACCTCGCCGATGACGCGATTGTTGTCGGTGCGATTGTGAATCACGAAGTTTTCCGGCGACGCCGAGCGCAACGACACTTCGCCGGCGGGGTATATCTCCGAGGTCCAGAAGTACCGCCCCGAGGATTGTGTGAGGACGCGGTTCTTCTCCAGATACTCCAGAAGCGGCGCGGTCAGATCGACGCCGAACGGTTCATCGGCGCCGAAGGGAAGCTCAAAGGCCGCGCACTTGAGATGCGACATCAGCACAACAAGATTCGTCGGATCGACGATTCCTGATTCGACACTGCGTCCCAACAGATACTCGGGATGACGCATCAGGAATTGGTCGACCGGCGACGAATTGGCCACCAGGATCGCCGCCGACATCCCGGAGCGCCGTCCGGCGCGTCCGATCTGCTGCCGCATCGAGGCGATCTTCCCCGGATATCCGGTGAGAATCGCCACATCGAGCGCGCCGACATCAATCCCCAATTCGAGCGCATTGGTCGAGACCACGCCCTTGACGGAGCCGCGTCGCAGCCCTTCCTCGATGCCGCGGCGTTCATTCGGGAGATACCCGCCACGATACCCTTCGACGAGGTTGGGGTTATGTCCGCGTTGCTTCAGATATTCGCGCAGGTAGGTCAGAATCACCTCCACCGAACGGCGCATGCGGGCAAAGACAATCGTGGAGATGCCGTGGCTGAGAAACTCGGTCGCCAGCTTGTTGGCCACCGAGAGCGACGAACGGCGGATGCCCAGCGCGGGATTGACGATCGGTGGGTTGTAGAGGATGACGTGTTTCTCAGCGGTCGGGGCGCCGTTCTTGTCGATCACAACGAACGTGCGTCCGGTGATTTTCTCCGCCAGTTCACCGGGATTGTGGATGGTCGCCGAGCATGATATGAACTGCGGATCGGAATTGTAGAATGATGCCACACGCAACAGCCGTCGGATCACATTCCCCAGATGCGAACCGAAGACGCCCCGATAGTGATGCAGCTCATCAATGACGACAAACCGGAGATTCTCGAAGAGCTTCACCCACTTGGTGTGATGCGGCAGAATCCCCGCATGCAGCATGTCGGGATTGGTGATGACGATCTGCCCGGCGATGCGCACCGCCCGGCGCGCGGTCGAGGGCGTGTCGCCATCGAAGGTGTGCGTCTTGATGTCGACGCCGAGACGCGCGGTCAAATCGAGCAACTCTGCCTTCTGATCCTGCGCCAGTGCCTTGGTGGGGAACAGATACAACGCCCGGGCCGTTGGGTCCTTCAGAATTGCATCCAGCACTGGTAGATTATAGCACAGTGTCTTGCCCGATGCGGTCGGGGTGACGACGACGAGATTCTGCTTCTGCGCAGCAACTTCCGCCGCTTCGGCCTGATGACGATAGAGCCGCGCGATCCCGCCTTGCCGATATGCGGCGACGAGACGCGCATCAATCGTGTCCGGAAAACCACGGTATTCCCCGTCCGAAGCGGGGATTGTGTGCCAGTGCTCGACCAAAGGGTCGTCGCGCAGGCGATCGAGGATCTGTTCGAGGGTCATGGAGACGGCCTATGGTCGCGGATTGCGGTGCGCGTGAATCGACGGCGACCACCTGTGTGGTAACCAGTGGGCCGCCTGTCGTCCATCATTTTCTTGGCCGTCCGCACAGGTCGGCCCGGATTGCGTGTCGCCGGACCAGAGTGGTGGACAAGGGGCTTATGCCCTTGTTTGCCGCTGGGGTTATTCGAGCACGGCAGGCCGTGCCCCTACGGACAAAATCCAACATGCGTGGCCGCGATCTGTGATCGCGGCTCCGCGGAGCGGGACGATCAGACACAGACCGCGATCGGAGATCGCGGCCACACGTCACACACCCTGCCGCACCAGTCGTCGCTGGCAATTGTCGCAGAACTTTTCCGCCTTGGCGTCGGTGTCGCGCATCGAGACAGACTGGTACATCACGCAGCGCGGGTTGTGACAGACCACCAGATGGTGCAACTGCCCGATCACGTGGATCGCCTCCTTCAGGGCCCGGGAGTAGATCTGCTTGTCGTCCTCCCCCATGCCATAGAATTCCTGCCTCAGGCGATAGAACGACACCACCGCGCATCCCGACTGCGGGTCGGCCTCGCCATACACGAAGGGGTGTGTCGGCATGTAGAGGTCTTCCTCGGTGATGCCGAGGATCTTCTCGGTGTCGTTCTGGCGCAGCAATTCGAGCTTGGCCAGGATCACAGTGGAGTAATACTGGCCGCGCTCCTCGCTTTCGGCCTCATCGGGGAGTTCCATCCCCTGCAGGATGTCGACCCCCGACGAGAAGACGACCGACAAATTGGCGGCCAGCTTGTTGATCTGGTAGAAATCCAGATCGCCAAGCGGGACCACGATGATCTTGCCGCGTGATTTCATCTTCACCCGTGTGGCTGGGCCGGGAGACGACGGTCAGGAGGCCTGAAAGAACCGACTCTCCGAGCCGTCGGGGCGAATCTCGATCGTCATCCTACCGGCGCATTTCGGGCAGTACGCCACGTACGCGGTCTTCAGCGCGTTCAGATACGCCCGCACATAGACACGACAGCACTTGAAGTACACACCGACAAATTCGCGCCGGACCCGCCCCACTTCGGAATCCTAAATGACGCTTCCCATTGAATCAACCTCTTTAACAGGGCCGCAGAGCGCTGGAAAAGCCAGGGTATTGTCATTTTGAGCCGCGCCGCCCTATGGCGGGGCGAAGAACCTGCTGTTGTCCTTACGAAGACAAACAGCAGATCCTTCACTTCATCTTGCCCGCTGACGCGGGCAAGATTCGTTCAGGATGACAGTGTTGGGCGTTCCATGCCTATCCTACGTTCCTCACTGCCTTACCCACAACGCCCCCAGCGCCGCCGCGCCGATGAACCCGGCATCGTTGCCCAACGCCGCTTTGCCGACTCGGAGGGTTTTCCCTTCGGCGGAAAAGGCATGGACATGTATCCGCCCGGCGACCTGACTCAACCAGAATCCGGACGTGTCCGCGTCGGCCAGACCGCCGCCGATGATCAGCGCTTCGGGATCGAAGAGATTGACCGCGCTGAGAATCCCCATCGCCAGTTCATGGGCTGAAGCCGTGAGCAGGGCGCGCGCATCCTGATCGCCCGACGTGAAGGCCTCAAACACCGCCGCCACGGTCATGATGCCGCCATCGCGACGCCGCAGGCGTGCGAGAGTACCCGCCGGCGCATCGTCGGCAGCGCCATTCGCCTTGCGCACGACGGCATTGGCGGAGGCGTACAGCTCGAGGCAGCCGTGATTGCCACAGGGACACCGCGGGCCATGCCAGTCGATGGTGACATGCCCCAGCTCGGCCCCGTTGCCGTTCGGGCCAGAGAAGATGTGGCCATCGACGATGAACCCGCTGCCGATCCCGGAACCGACGGTAATACAGATCAGGTTGTCGATCCCGCGCCCGGCACCATAGCAGTGCTCCGCCCATGCGGCGCAGTTGGCATCGTTGTCGATCGCGGTCGGCAACTCGGTCGCGCGTTGGACGACATCAACCAGATTCACACCGATGATCGTGGTCAGATTCGGCGTCGGCGGCTGGACGACGTGCGTGCGGGGATTGATCGTCCCCGGCGAGCCGATCCCGATCGACACCGGCCTGTGCCCGGCCTGTGCCGCCCAGTCGATCATCGCCCGCGCACAATCGACGATCCCATCCAGCGTCGCGGCCTGACCTTCGTTGCCTCGTGTGGGTGCACGGTCGGAAAAGAGGATGTGCCCCTCCGGGTCAATCGCGCCGTACTTGACCCAAGTCCCGCCGATGTCGATGCCGAGATGGATGTTCATTTCGGGTGGGGCGGGCGTCACCCGCCATCAGGGGGCCAAAGGCCCCTGCCTACTAATGTGAGTTCAGGAGGCCAGACATTCCTGTCTGGCCGGACAGGCAGGAATGCCTGTCCTCCTAACGGTCGCGCGAGTTCTGAGCCGCAAGCAGGCATTCGCAGCCCTCAACGAACGATGGAACTCAGTCGAAGAGAATATCAACACCGCCCCGGATACGCCTGCAACGCCGCCGCCAGCACTGTCATCGCTTTGTCCAGTTCCGGTTTCTCCAGAACATAGGCAATCCGCGCTTCGTTCAGACCTTTCCCCGGTGAGGCGTAGAACCCCGCCCCTGGCGCCAGCATCACGGTTTGCCCGTCATGAACGAAATCGGTGAGCATCCACTGGCAGAAACGATCGGCGTCATCGATCGGCAGCGTGGCCATGAGATAGAAGGCCCCCGACGGTTTCTCGCAGTGGACGCCGGGGATCTTGACCAGACGATCGTAGAGCAGATCGCGGCGCCCCTGATACTCGGCGGCCAGATGGGCATAGTAGTCGGGGCCCAAGTCCATCAACTTCGCAGCGGCGATCTGCTCGATCGTGGCGGTGCACAGCCGCGCCTGCCCCAGCCGCAAGACCCCGGCGATGATCGCCTCATTGCGCGAGATCAATGCCCCGATGCGCGCTCCGCAGGCAGAAAAACGCTTCGAGATCGAGTCGAGCATGATCACCCGCTGCCCGACCTGCGGGAACTGCCAGATTGAGGTGTGCGGCGCGCCATAACAGAACTCGCGGTAGACCTCATCCGATAGGATGTACAGGTTGTGCGCCTCGGCGATCTGCACGACGGTGGCGATCTCGTCGCGTGTGAGCACGGTCCCGGTCGGGTTGTTGGGGGAACAGATCAGGATGGCGCGCGTCCGGGAATCGATGGCAGCTTCGATCTGACTCCGCGCCGGCAGACAGTATCCCCGCCTGGGGTCGGCCGCAATCGGCCGCAGCTCGACATTGACCATCAGACCCAGCGAGTAGTAGTTGGTGTAGAACGGCTCGGAGACGATGACATTGTCCCCCGGGTCGCAGGTCAACACGAAGGCGAAGACGATCGCCTCAGAGCCGCCGGTCGTGATTTGGATCTGCTCGGTCGTGATGTCCAGCCCCTTGGCGACATAGTAGCGCGACCACGCCTTGAGGAGATCGGCGTGCCCCTGGGAATTCCCATAGGCCAACACCGGCGCCTGGAAATCCCGGATGGCCGCGAAGAACTCCGGCGGCGTGGGAACATCCGGCTGACCGATGTTGAGATGATAGACCTTAATCCCGCGTTTCTTCGCCTCGTCCGCGTAGACGGTCAACTTGCGAATGGGCGACGGCGGCACGCGCTTGCCCC
The nucleotide sequence above comes from Candidatus Zixiibacteriota bacterium. Encoded proteins:
- a CDS encoding NADH-quinone oxidoreductase subunit M, with the translated sequence MGLLSFLIFWPALVGVLLLVWRDDRPTRIGWAAACGAAVELIASLWLWFGFVPGAGFQFVESVPWIPRFGIAYQVGIDGISLLLVLLTCLLTLIGVVSSLSAIQNGRRGYYASLLFLETGIIGAFCATDVFLFYIFWEAMLVPMYFLIGVWGGERRIYATIKFVLYTMAGSLLMLVAILWMYNFGSVSGHATFNLFDWYKFEVPASTQVWLFAAFALAFAIKVPMFPFHTWLPDAHVQAPAAGSVMLAGVLLKLGTYGFLRFAVPLFPSGFAALSDLLWVLAVIGIVYGAAMTLIQTDMKSLIAYSSVSHLGFVILGMMALNLVGLSGSLLQQVNHGISTGALFLLVGMIYERRHTRQIADYGGLFATVPVFTIGFLIVALSSIGLPGTNGFVGEFLILLGSFQARPVLAILSTTAVILAAAYMLWLVLRVFYGPVVHAENESIPDLGKRELATLVPLVVLIVWIGVYPRPFLDRITPDLQNWLGQARRVELIQHPSENCGTLVQAADSLAGRTRNGPVPPMEGGR
- the nuoL gene encoding NADH-quinone oxidoreductase subunit L — translated: MLSLVWTIPLWPLLGFLLNGFFGRRWGKQTSGVVGCLSVLISFVISVGAFAALLGLEGRRFIAAPFDWIVVGDFHVPFGLLLDPLSAVMILVVSGVSFLIHVYSIGYMGHDPDQPRYFSFLNLFVFFMLLLVLADNFLVLYVGWEGVGLCSYLLIGFWFRRPSAAKAGMKAFIVNRIGDFGFAIAIFLIFRSFGTVRFLEVFERAPVMAATLGGTMTAIGLLLFMGATGKSAQIPLYVWLPDAMEGPTPVSALIHAATMVTAGVYMVARCSVIFASAPVTLLVVAIIGAATALFAASMALVQNDIKKVLAYSTISQLGYMFLALGVGAFAAGIFHLMTHAFFKALLFLGAGSVIHALTNEQDLRRMGGLRRFMPTTYWTFVVAALAIAGIPPLAGFVSKDEILWKSFSSPLGHWILWVAASITALLTAFYMFRLVFLAFHGEPRFGHEVHPHESPRSMALPLTVLGVLSIVGGWIGWPAILGGGAWFERFLAPVFVSADEALHLEVHEASHAIEYGLMAVSVLLGLAGIGWAYRWYVQSPARAEAVRTRFTGLHRLVYNKYWVDEIYDAVIVRPLVGVSRVIYRYFDLLIIDGAANGLAALAQHLAARGVRLSTGRFRWGVVTFAFGCVVALGWALLTFVRGGY
- the nuoK gene encoding NADH-quinone oxidoreductase subunit NuoK yields the protein MLPVPLEHYLVLAGILFVIGVIGVLINRNAIVTLMSVELMLNAANLLLVVFSRVYGDMGGQLMVFFVLTVAAAEASVGLAILVAVYRRKGSINIDGLNLLKG
- a CDS encoding NADH-quinone oxidoreductase subunit J, with the translated sequence MGNLIVFWVAAIVAVVAALRVITLRSPVAAVLHLIITLVALAVLFLQLSAEFIAALQIIIYAGAIMVLFLFVVMMLNLRRDEFGPDPLPGVLFLGSLAGAVLLAELIIVFGGSTARVEAATPELGSVQSVGRALFGDYLFAFELTSLLLLAAALAAVVVTRAKAPNDPEEA
- a CDS encoding T9SS type A sorting domain-containing protein; the encoded protein is MPNDRGFARVELGYPVAAWFPVDVDDDGTWELAITVSGTPTRVGVFDPSFMRWVDGPRELPVVGDQWGVGDWNGDGTLEYAYRAAQSMRYYDPRRGLDSLLWTQEYAPVAVIVWGSDSTGEPLVGWLRYTGSYSCDTFGSGGLPLISCQSGNSRQWSVYGMWNGLEHGRIPGGLGRVLRVEGFPDSGGSHLAVYESNGYFSHTTGAGEWGWYEQSLRVVDNHWSEEVAIDLPARQIHLQLPFMLWGLRSADVFLSSGGNGEPILVFYVYSMSGDGAGAEEYVRACYSDGRSAWLQTLVNCSMCGGGVGRYLGVTAYDITGDAQDDLILPLAGSAAWEIRDPLTGSVTDTLKDMPRAELHTGPLLIPGKRDMFYVADSTLYVWMPDAYTAVRENEQSPVPDVDLALNAVPNPFNSAVRLSWSDAIEPSRLEIFNILGQRVREFDPSALNAASGIVWDGTDANGHSVPSGVYFARLMAARRSATVKIVLLK